The DNA sequence TCACAGCTATtgtatacaaattccaactacaacacCTCATACTTCACTAGAACGAGTCACATATGTATTGCCCATGCGGCACAAAGTAGATTACAGACACTAGGAGCGTCAATCCTAGAGttataactcctaaaagctcaaTTAGACCCCCACGATGTCCCCACTTTCAATTAACTGTATCGTTTTCTTGCTATAGAATTATGCAGCAAAAAGGCCTCCTTTTAGTTACACATCATTGAATCcttgtagccttgatcttctcttgcACTCTTCAGCAAACACCTTGGACTTGATGAACAATGGAAAAATCTCAAAGTATTCTTACTCTGGAATTATGCAGCAAAAAGGTCTCCTTTTTTATGAAGCTTGGGGGGAGGGGGGTATTTATAGCCTTATTTTCGTGCCCCACAATTATGACAAATATTCAGCACAGTATGGTAAATCTTAGAGAGAAAGTAGGTCAAATCCGTGAGCTGCTCTTCCCCAGCAGGCCATTGCACGTTGTTTAGCGGCCGCTGCAATGTATTCAGTAGCTTCTGGATCTTCTGGAGCGGTCGTTGTACACAACCCAGCAGTCGCTGGACGTGTCCTCTTTTTCAGCTCAAATTTTCCGAAGCGGACCGCTCTTTCAGCGGTAGCTGGCTGGGTTGCAGCGGACCGCTGGACCTCTCGAATGCTTTAGATTTCCAACTTCGACTTTTAGCTATCTTTTAGGTTTTAtttttgcacatttctcacacaacacgtcaaaataccaaaatagataaaatatgcaatttatggACAAGTatgcaactttgacactcaaaacggaccaaataatgaccTTAAAACAGTGTAAAATCCGAGCATATCATTATCCTccaaagaaataataattgtatctcgtattcaattattttttattaaataattttataatttataacttatagaaaatgactacatgtatatgtaattaatttattagtattaccatcaaacaaaataaccataatcatttaaatccaataattttattattaaatcatttgcaactacatgcatatatccttaatttcttataattataattaccaaacaaaacaatagTAAAATAgtgattcatattttattattatattatttatatatttacaatttataaaaaataactacatgatatatacttaatttcttagtgcTACGATCATCAAACCAGATAATCATATTGATTggaatctaattattttattattaaataattttaaaatttataacttttaaaaaatgactaattagcaaccaaaattaaaatcaattcttAGCCACTAGATTAAAAGCCTAATGGTTAAAATATTGCCAagtgaattatattttgaattttaataattagtaaataaattttaagagTATAAATGTCAATTCTTTCTCGTCAAAATCATCCGCGTGGAGGTGCCAGGTGGCATCCATCCAGCGCGCCTGGTAAGTAAATCGGGCCAGCCTATATTTGGGCCACAtaacaattgaaaactcaacaaaaaatagtccaAGCAAATATTATTAACAGCCTAAGGCAAGGAGTCCAATATTCAACACGATCCATAATTCATTtgtactaattaaaataaagatacCTAAGTAACTAGGATTGCACTATCTGATAACTCTTCTACAACCTCCATTGCTTGATCGTCGTTATCGCTCATAACACACTTAATCTGATATGTGATATCCATGATTTTAATGTATGCAACATATTGTGTATTCGCAAATTTTAAATGAGATATGTGTGACATTTGTTATCATGCGAAAAAACAACCACCTCACACATACACAATATCACACTTACACAATAGCACCGATCCACTAACAAAAAGAGATGGAAACAAAGGCAAATGACGCCATACATATCTCCTTTAAGTCGGGAtccatttatttcaattaatatacCTATCCTATATTACGTTtgtcacaaaaataaaactaacgTGAGAAATCACATTCGGCCCGATGAGCTCCTCCAAAATCCGCCGCTGTAGAACTGATCGAACATCTCCTTATCGAGCTCCATCACCTCCGCGCTCGACGGCGCCGGGTGAATCTGGAAGTCCTTGTCGTCGGATGTGCACTTGGCCGACGGCAGCAGTCCCCTCTTCAACAGCCTGCGGCGACGCTTCTGCCTCAGCGCCTTCCGGCAGAGCCCCGCCGGCACCTTGCACGTGGCCAGCACGAGGAGGTTCACCAGGCCGCAGGGGCAGCAGCAGCACACCGCCGCGCACTCCGCCGTGGTGCCGCCCACGACCTCTGCCAGCCGCGTCATCGTTTAAATAAGATGATAGTGTGACACAAGGCTTAATTGTATGAGAAATTTTAATAGTAAGTGAATGATTATGATTTTTGAGAGTGAGTTTGTTTTTCGTTGGAAATTGGAATGGAGATTCTTAATACTTATAGAGAGTGgagatgatattatttgtattagtgatattttttgtgatgaaGAGtgatagtactagtattatttttttgtaaaccATATAATTAGAATATTCATTGGAAGAAAATAAGATGACAGGAACGTAAGTGATGGCAGAGTAGAGGGAAGGGAGCAGTCATTTTAATGCGCTGGACGGAAGAGAGACGCCTACGGTTGGATTCATATCAAAAATAGGTGTCGTCTGATTTGACGAGTAATTAAATCGTCTCATGACATATATAACTTCTTTTATGTGGTTTCCATTCaacatatatagtaaagaaattcatcaaaaatataaaatgattatgGCTTGTATTGTAGTGGTATGCTTTTGATAGGcatttaattagtgaaaatCTCGATCTTGCATTTGCTTGAGATATTTTACTGGGCTTCTCGCGACAACATTGTTGTATCTGTATAGACTGTAATGATTCCATTTTTCAGAGTTTCGATCGCGATTTTGCtaatattttcaatcattCTATGTTCTTAGTATAATTAGTCGACTTATAATGCTTCCATTGTGTATAACTACAACATAATGATGCAATATTTTCAATACGTtcttaattgttttctttgtgTATTAGTGCATATATAAATTATCAATGATTGATGTATGTTGGTATTGATTATAATCAACATGAGAAG is a window from the Salvia hispanica cultivar TCC Black 2014 chromosome 1, UniMelb_Shisp_WGS_1.0, whole genome shotgun sequence genome containing:
- the LOC125219858 gene encoding uncharacterized protein LOC125219858 → MTRLAEVVGGTTAECAAVCCCCPCGLVNLLVLATCKVPAGLCRKALRQKRRRRLLKRGLLPSAKCTSDDKDFQIHPAPSSAEVMELDKEMFDQFYSGGFWRSSSGRM